Genomic window (Streptosporangium brasiliense):
GGTGACCGCGCACAGCACCGAGCGGCCGGTATGGCAGAGGATGACCCTGACCTCCTGCCCGCGGTGGCCGTTGACCCCGTCCCGCACGCCGTGCCGCACGGCGTTGGTCACCAGTTCGGAGACCACCACGCCGGTGTCGTCGATCAGGCAGGCCAGCTCCCAGGAGCGCAGCGCGGCGGAGGCGAACTCGCGGGCGGTCCGTGCCGCGCGGGGATCGTGGCGCAGGCTCCGCACGGCCATCTGGAGCTGGTCGACGTGGCTGTCGCCGTCCGCCCAGGGCGGCAGCCCGCTCGGCGGGAGCAGGTGATCGAGCATCGACAGCCACCGCTCCCACCCGCCGATCTCCGTCTGGATGGGGGTGGCTCGGGCTTGATGTCTTTGGTGACCAGTCATCGGTGACCTTGGGGAGGGGGGTGATCGTGTGACAAAGATGATCCGTCTAGTCATCTTGCCCGCCATGATGTGCATAAGCAAGTACAGATGCACGTGCATATGCACAAAGCCCTATGCTTGTGGCGAGGTTTCCCTCCCTAATCGGTGAGAGGCGAGGATGAATCAGCTGTACAACGGCATGCCTGCCGTGCTGCTGGACGGGATCGTCTGGCGCAAGAGTCACTTCAGCAACCCCAGCGGAAACTGCGTCGAGCTGGCCACGCTGCCCGGCGACGCGGTCGCGATCCGCAACTCGCGAGACCCGGAGGGGCCCGCGCTGATCTACACCCG
Coding sequences:
- a CDS encoding ATP-binding protein: MTGHQRHQARATPIQTEIGGWERWLSMLDHLLPPSGLPPWADGDSHVDQLQMAVRSLRHDPRAARTAREFASAALRSWELACLIDDTGVVVSELVTNAVRHGVRDGVNGHRGQEVRVILCHTGRSVLCAVTDPSDQGPSLREPDFEAENGRGLQLVQGVSEMWGWAPLESRGKAVWAAFSLPPRTGRHLEACH
- a CDS encoding DUF397 domain-containing protein, with the protein product MNQLYNGMPAVLLDGIVWRKSHFSNPSGNCVELATLPGDAVAIRNSRDPEGPALIYTRRELDAFVRGVKGGDFDDLIISID